In the Silurus meridionalis isolate SWU-2019-XX chromosome 6, ASM1480568v1, whole genome shotgun sequence genome, one interval contains:
- the si:dkey-9k7.3 gene encoding circularly permutated Ras protein 1: MEFACTHVVCNWRPETLTEGLSSMLPSGLSRKKSEHPYDNRIAVIPKPVSPLTPPPVPPRRTTLKHTRPISMPPPLPPRGMEGKGQASIKANVNVVVLKVGSLVDINKASSIQSIQKPVHCGKCKAIMSSVSNSQTSLNSSTWSCEFCGNQNVLTQSELKMGRSPLWTPPGRDVLYVDEEIDTDYVNLEDMLVVFCVDISGSMSVTSEVSPGNSMRSPTYVSRLQGVQEALQLALSSLLKSSPHRRVALVTFNDEVTVYGDGTGVPLCLRDWALVDYDHVREQGEKYTTPHCIAETYQCLTQRVKELREHGATALGPAALISIAMASQFVGSKVIICTDGLANIGLGQLEQECASSVYFYNQLASHAAEKGVIVSVMTFEGEDCSLAEVGKLADHTGGRINRVNICTVGSEIQNALADDILATNVEATLLAPNGVYYPFETDNHRLVREIGNVTSGVEITFQFAVKPDKVESFQRRDRVPFQLQLSFKTRDLKKVTRVITQQKRVTTSSWVWAGSLNMAVLGVHCAQLCARLTMEGRIHEAQCQLKAQQDLLKDISEQKPSPKEESIYGNWISTMSMICDDLNPDSQGLSDEAAKVVYQMKRATSRGQKEENAAMLKS; the protein is encoded by the exons ATGGAGTTTGCCTGCACTCATGTTGTCTGCAACTGGAGGCCTGAAACTCTAACAGAAG GTCTTTCCTCCATGTTGCCCTCTGGATTATCCAGAAAAAAATCGGAACATCCTTATGATAACCGCATTGCTGTCATTCCAAAACCTG TTTCACCTTTAACACCGCCGCCTGTACCTCCTCGTCGCacaacactgaaacacacacgaCCCATTTCAATGCCACCCCCATTACCGCCTCGAG GAATGGAAGGTAAAGGACAGGCCAGTATTAAAGCCAATGTCAATGTGGTGGTACTCAAGGTAGGGAGTCTTGTGGACATAAACAAAG CATCCAGTATACAAAGCATTCAGAAGCCTGTGCACTGTGGGAAATGTAAAGCCATCATGTCTTCTGTGAGCAACTCCCAAACCAGCTTGAATTCATCA ACATGGTCCTGTGAGTTTTGTGGAAATCAGAATGTCCTCACTCAGAGTGAGTTAAAAATGGGCCGTTCTCCACTGTGGACTCCACCAGGCAGAGACGTGCTCTATGTAGATGAAGAGATAGACACGGACTATGTGAACCTAGAGGACATGCTGGTGGTCTTCTGTGTGGACATTTCTGGTAGCATGAGTGTCACATCTGAG GTGTCTCCTGGTAACAGCATGAGATCACCAACATATGTATCACGGTTGCAG gGTGTCCAAGAGGCCCTGCAGTTGGCACTGTCCTCGTTGCTAAAATCATCACCTCACCGCCGAGTAGCATTGGTCACTTTTAATGatgag GTGACAGTATATGGCGACGGTACAGGAGTTCCCCTGTGTCTGCGGGACTGGGCTCTGGTAGACTATGATCATGTGCGGGAGCAGGGAGAGAagtacaccacaccacactgcattGCTGAGACATACCAGTGTCTCACACAAAGAGTCAAAGA attaaGAGAGCACGGAGCCACTGCGTTAGGTCCTGCAGCACTCATCTCTATTGCTATGGCCTCTCAGTTTGTAGGTTCGAAG GTCATAATTTGTACAGATGGACTGGCCAACATAGGCCTGGGCCAGTTAGAACAGGAATGTGCATCTTCAGTATATTTCTACAACCAGTTAGCCAGTCATGCAGCAGAAAAAGG AGTGATTGTATCAGTAATGACATTTGAGGGTGAGGACTGCAGCCTGGCAGAGGTGGGAAAACTAGCTGACCACACAGGAGGAAGG ATCAACAGAGTTAACATTTGTACAGTTGGATCAGAAATTCAGAATGCACTGGCTGACGACATCTTAGCAACTAATGTTGAGGCAACCCTGCTTGCACCTAATGGCGT ATATTATCCTTTTGAGACTGACAACCACAGGCTGGTTAGAGAGATTGGAAATGTCACAAGTGGGGTGGAGATCACGTTCCAGTTTGCTGTCAAACCAGATAAAGTTGAGA GTTTCCAGAGAAGAGACAGAGTTCCCTTCCAGCTACAGCTGTCTTTCAAAACTCGAGATTTGAAGAAAGTAACTAGAGTTATTACTCAGCAGAAGCGTGTTACAACCAGCAG CTGGGTGTGGGCAGGGAGCCTGAACATGGCTGTGCTGGGCGTTCACTGTGCCCAGCTTTGTGCCCGTCTAACCATGGAGGGCAGAATCCACGAGGCTCAATGTCAACTCAAAGCCCAGCAGGACCTCCTCAAAGACatcag TGAACAAAAGCCAAGTCCTAAAGAAGAGAGTATCTATGGAAACTGGATCAGTACAATGAGTATGATCTGTGATGACCTGAACCCGGATTCACAG GGTTTGTCAGACGAGGCGGCCAAAGTTGTGTATCAGATGAAGAGGGCGACAAGCAGGGGTCAGAAGGAGGAAAATGCAGCTATGTTAAAAAGTTGA
- the tkfc gene encoding triokinase/FMN cyclase, producing MEVPKKLLNSVEQCVDEALEGIVSCNGGLVLLKGHRVVIRSDLYNLKGKVALISGGGSGHEPAHAGYIGRGMLSAAVAGAVFSSPPPGSILAAIMALWQSGASGVLLVVKNYTGDRLNFGLAAEKARAQGVLVDMVVVADDCAFTQPSKAGRRGLCGTVFIHKLAGALAEESCPLDVIVTKVSKAAKNIGTLGISLSPCSVPGCLPTFQLLPGDMEIGLGIHGEPGIKKSKIASADEVVKTMIVHMTDPSSQSHLPLKSGDSVILCVNNLGALSCLEMAVVTRAAINCLNGRGIQVARVMSGTFMTSLEMAGVSLSLMRVDEEILRLFDAKTSAPAWPNLNSECLSGRNLYLEATARPALTETKSEQGPFSSVARLALESICKALLQRKEELNALDRAAGDGDCGSTHALAATAIEEWMQVNTVPGNPCQLLTALAGLVEERMGGSSGALYSLFLTAAAPQLRESGDGKDWAKAIQAGTEAMKRYGGAEPGDRTMLDALCPAVDELLKLSTAPPGGHIVVLQAAVEKAELGAQSTRELSAKAGRASYIASERLTQPDPGAVAVAAILRAVFDSLKGSNQ from the exons ATGGAG GTACCCAAGAAGCTGCTGAACTCTGTGGAGCAGTGTGTAGATGAGGCCCTGGAGGGCATTGTGAGCTGCAATGGGGGATTGGTGCTCCTAAAGGGTCACAGGGTGGTAATACGCTCTGACCTTTACAACCTGAAAGGCAAAGTGGCACTGATCTCTGGAGGAGGCTCAGGACATGAACCTGCACATGCTG GCTATATTGGAAGAGGGATGCTATCAGCTGCTGTAGCAGGAGCAGTTTTTTCCTCCCCTCCTCCTGGCAGTATTCTGGCAGCCATTATGGCCCTCTGGCAGAGTGGTGCTTCAGGTGTCCTGCTGGTGGTTAAGAACTACACAGGTGACCGTCTGAACTTTGGCCTAGCTGCAGAGAAAGCCCGGGCACAAGGGGTGCTTGTGGACATGGTAGTTGTGGCTGATGACTGTGCTTTTACACAGCCTAGCAAAGCAGGCAGGAGAGGACTCTGTGGAACTGTGTTTATTCATAAG CTGGCTGGAGCACTGGCTGAGGAAAGCTGTCCATTAGATGTGATTGTCACTAAAGTGTCAAAGGCAGCAAAAAACATTG GGACTCTGGGTATCAGTCTGTCTCCCTGCAGTGTCCCAGGATGCCTACCCACATTTCAACTTCTGCCAGGAGATATGGAGATTGGACTGG GGATCCACGGAGAGCCAGGCATTAAAAAGTCAAAG ATAGCTTCTGCTGATGAGGTTGTCAAGACTATGATTGTTCACATGACAGACCCGTCCAGCCAATCGCATCTGCCTCTGAAATCAG GTGACAGTGTGATCCTCTGCGTGAATAATCTTGGTGCTCTATCCTGTTTGGAGATGGCTGTTGTCACCAGAGCTGCCATCAACTGTTTAA ATGGACGAGGAATTCAGGTTGCCAGGGTGATGTCTGGCACGTTCATGACATCGCTGGAGATGGCAGgcgtgtctctgtctctcatgaGAGTGGATGAGGAGATACTCCGACTTTTCG ATGCAAAAACCTCAGCCCCTGCCTGGCCCAACCTCAACAGTGAGTGTTTAAGTGGGAGGAACCTGTATCTGGAAGCTACAGCAAGACCGGCTTTGACTGAAACAAAATCTGAACAAG GTCCATTTTCTTCTGTGGCACGTCTAGCTTTGGAATCTATATGCAAAGCCCTCTTACAACGCAAAGAAGAGCTCAATGCCCTGGATCGTGCAGCAGGAGATGGAGACTGTGGGAGCACACATGCTCTTGCCGCTACTG CTATCGAAGAGTGGATGCAGGTCAACACCGTCCCAGGAAATCCGTGTCAACTCCTGACAGCTCTTGCCGGGTTGGTGGAGGAGAGAATGGGTGGATCGTCTGGAGCA CTGTATAGTCTGTTCCTGACAGCAGCTGCACCCCAATTAAGGGAAAGTGGTGATGGAAAAGACTGGGCTAAAGCTATACAGGCTGGGACTGAAGCTATGAAAAG GTATGGAGGTGCTGAACCTGGAGACAGAACAATG CTGGATGCACTGTGCCCTGCAGTGGATGAACTGTTGAAATTATCCACAGCTCCTCCAGGTGGCCATATTGTTGTACTACAGGCAGCAGTGGAG AAAGCAGAGTTGGGTGCACAGTCTACCCGGGAGCTCTCTGCCAAAGCAGGTCGAGCGAGTTACATTGCATCCGAACGCCTGACTCAGCCTGACCCTGGTGCTGTGGCTGTTGCTGCCATTCTCCGAGCTGTGTTTGATTCTCTGAAAGGGAGCAACCAGTGA